From Populus trichocarpa isolate Nisqually-1 chromosome 19, P.trichocarpa_v4.1, whole genome shotgun sequence, a single genomic window includes:
- the LOC18108218 gene encoding U-box domain-containing protein 9, which yields MAKSGVLETIPCTVTKATELKKELEKLVKAILDEEDYRVEVTDEAMRVLSVLKELKFKKSLKIVDDTVLPEEFKCPISREIMGDPVVLATGQTYDLPFIQRWLNEGHRTCPQTQQVLSHTILTPNHLVREMISQWCKERGIELPRPVKDVDEVRTDADRGHLKSLLEKMSSSLSDQKEAAKELRLLTKRMPSFRALFSDSTDAIPKLLNPLSPGRANTHPDLQEDLITTVLNLSIHDNNKRLAAENPLVIPLLVESVKSGTIETRSNAAAAIFSLSALDSNKLIIGKSGALKPLIDLLEEGHPLAMKDAASAIFNLCLVLENKGRAVREGAVRVILKKIMDCIFVDELLAILAMLASHQKAVEEMGELGAVHCLLGIIRESSSERNKENCVAILHTICLNDYSKWRDIREEENANGTLSRLAESGTSRAKRKANSILERLNRAASLTHTA from the exons atggcTAAAAGTGGAGTTCTTGAGACCATACCATGTACAGTGACAAAGGCAACAGAGTTAAAGAAAGAATTGGAGAAGCTAGTAAAGGCAATTCTTGATGAGGAGGATTATAGAGTGGAGGTCACTGATGAAGCCATGAGGGTTTTGAGTGTCTTGAAAGAATTGAAATTCAAGAAATCTTTGAAGATTGTGGATGATACAGTTCTCCCTGAAGAATTTAAATGTCCCATTTCAAGGGAGATAATGGGTGACCCTGTTGTCTTGGCTACTGGACAG ACTTATGATCTACCATTCATCCAAAGATGGCTAAATGAAGGGCACCGAACGTGTCCCCAGACCCAGCAAGTCCTTTCTCATACTATCCTGACCCCTAATCATTTGGTGCGAGAAATGATTTCACAGTGGTGCAAGGAGCGTGGAATTGAGCTACCAAGGCCCGTGAAGGATGTTGATGAGGTGCGTACTGATGCGGACAGAGGCCATTTGAAGTCACTGCTTGAAAAGATGTCCTCTTCCCTTTCAGATCAAAAGGAAGCTGCAAAAGAGCTTCGGCTGCTTACTAAAAGGATGCCATCATTCCGGGCCCTTTTCAGTGACTCAACTGATGCCATTCCAAAATTGCTCAATCCACTATCACCAGGCAGAGCTAACACTCACCCTGATCTGCAAGAAGATTTGATCACAACAGTTTTGAACCTCTCCATTCATGACAATAATAAACGGCTAGCTGCAGAAAATCCACTTGTCATCCCCCTGCTTGTTGAATCTGTAAAATCTGGAACTATTGAAACAAGAAGCAATGCTGCCGCCGCCATCTTCTCCTTGTCAGCCCTAGATTCGAACAAGCTCATTATTGGAAAATCAGGTGCTCTCAAACCTCTAATTGACCTTTTAGAAGAAGGGCATCCACTGGCAATGAAGGATGCTGCATCGGCAATATTCAACCTATGTCTTGTCCTTGAGAATAAAGGTAGGGCTGTCCGAGAAGGGGCAGTCAGGGtaatccttaaaaaaatcatggattGCATCTTTGTTGATGAGTTGTTGGCTATTCTTGCAATGCTTGCTAGCCATCAGAAAGCTGTTGAGGAAATGGGGGAGCTTGGTGCGGTTCATTGTTTGCTTGGCATTATAAGGGAGAGCAGTTCTGAGCGCAACAAAGAGAATTGTGTTGCAATTTTACACACAATCTGTCTAAACGACTACTCTAAATGGAGGGACATTAGGGAAGAGGAAAATGCCAACGGTACGCTTTCGAGACTCGCAGAGAGTGGGACTTCAAGAGCCAAGAGGAAAGCTAATAGCATCCTCGAGAGACTGAATAGAGCTGCTTCACTCACACATACTGCATGA
- the LOC18108219 gene encoding uncharacterized protein LOC18108219 isoform X2 — protein sequence MDEWRRSGQIPAFGNWDQANELPITQYFESARQAGLIRFSTTHNSSGECGHQDMRGDLYASDINKPSRNLPPPVKTRMREKRGTHAKEQRKQGKVCDVTEPARKQQQQPQPTVYHKNKISQYSHKMDTVIVAKAPVKPPKAIDEDLYKISPELLRSSKRKKRPGLFSCLVPACVS from the exons ATGGAT GAGTGGAGGAGAAGTGGACAAATACCAGCATTTGGAAACTGGGACCAAGCAAACGAGCTGCCAATCACGCAGTATTTTGAATCTGCAAGACAGGCAGGATTGATCCGATTCAGTACCACTCATAATTCCTCTGGAGAATGTGGTCATCAGGACATGCGTGGTGATCTATATGCTTCTGATATCAACAAACCTTCTCGTAATCTTCCTCCCCCTGTAAAG ACAAGAATGAGAGAAAAGCGAGGCACGCATGCTAAGGAGCAGAGAAAGCAGGGAAAAGTCTGTGACGTGACTGAACCGGCAAGGAAACAACAGCAGCAGCCACAGCCCACAGTGTACCATAAGAATAAGATATCACAATATTCTCATAAAATGGACACTGTAATTGTTGCCAAAGCTCCTGTTAAACCTCCCAAGGCCATCGATGAAGATCTCTACAAAATCTCACCTGAGCTCCTCCGCTCTTCCAAGCGG AAGAAAAGACCAGGCTTGTTTTCATGCCTTGTACCCGCTTGTGTTTCATAG
- the LOC18108219 gene encoding uncharacterized protein LOC18108219 isoform X1, translating into MDEWRRSGQIPAFGNWDQANELPITQYFESARQAGLIRFSTTHNSSGECGHQDMRGDLYASDINKPSRNLPPPVKTRMREKRGTHAKEQRKQGKVCDVTEPARKQQQQPQPTVYHKNKISQYSHKMDTVIVAKAPVKPPKAIDEDLYKISPELLRSSKREKKAIYCQKVHIILKNETPKCHHGKSKSVVLNKFSRHRVRWWWLQESLGLLEAPQAQPASHNDMLQSSNIFMAEPAQLIVFVFYIF; encoded by the exons ATGGAT GAGTGGAGGAGAAGTGGACAAATACCAGCATTTGGAAACTGGGACCAAGCAAACGAGCTGCCAATCACGCAGTATTTTGAATCTGCAAGACAGGCAGGATTGATCCGATTCAGTACCACTCATAATTCCTCTGGAGAATGTGGTCATCAGGACATGCGTGGTGATCTATATGCTTCTGATATCAACAAACCTTCTCGTAATCTTCCTCCCCCTGTAAAG ACAAGAATGAGAGAAAAGCGAGGCACGCATGCTAAGGAGCAGAGAAAGCAGGGAAAAGTCTGTGACGTGACTGAACCGGCAAGGAAACAACAGCAGCAGCCACAGCCCACAGTGTACCATAAGAATAAGATATCACAATATTCTCATAAAATGGACACTGTAATTGTTGCCAAAGCTCCTGTTAAACCTCCCAAGGCCATCGATGAAGATCTCTACAAAATCTCACCTGAGCTCCTCCGCTCTTCCAAGCGG GAAAAAAAAGCCATTTATTGCCAAAAGGTCCACATCATTTTGAAAAACGAGACTCCCAAATGTCATCATGGTAAAAGTAAGAGTGTCGTGTtgaataaattttctagacaccGTGTGAGGTGGTGGTGGCTGCAAGAAAGTTTGGGCTTGCTGGAGGCCCCACAAGCTCAACCTGCCTCGCATAATGATATGCTCCAATCCTCCAACATTTTCATGGCGGAACCAGCACAGCTCATTGTTTtcgttttttacattttttag